GTCGAAGTATCACACGGTGCGCAATGATGCGAATCATGGCGCAGCGTGAAGACGTCCAGTTCACCTCCGGCCATGAGCGCGTCAGCGCCTGGCTGTACCGGCCGGAAGCACCCGGCGACGCGCCAATGCTGGTCATGGCCCACGGGCTGGGCGGTGTGCGCACGATGCGGCTGGACGCCTACGCCGAGCGGTTCAGCGCCGCCGGGTATGCCTGTCTGGTGTTCGACTACCGCAACTTCGGTGACAGTGAAGGCGAGCCCCGACAGCTGCTCGACATCGGCATGCAACTGCAGGACTGGGCCGCGGCCGTGGCCTACGCCCGCACCTTGCCCGACATCGACAGCCGTCGAATTGGCTTGTGGGGCACGTCTTTTAGCAGCGGGCACGTGATCGCGACGGCGGCGCAGCTGCCGGGCATCGCCGCCGTCGTCGCGCAGTGTCCCTTCACCGACGGCATCGCCTCAGCGCGGGTGGTCAACCCGTTGACCATCGCGCGCGTTACCGCGCTCGCGGTGCGCGATCTTGCCGGCGCCCGGCTCGGCAGGCCACCGGTGATGGTGCCGGTGGTCGGCCACCCGGGCGAGGTCGCGATGATGACCGCGC
This Mycobacterium xenopi DNA region includes the following protein-coding sequences:
- a CDS encoding alpha/beta hydrolase, with amino-acid sequence MAQREDVQFTSGHERVSAWLYRPEAPGDAPMLVMAHGLGGVRTMRLDAYAERFSAAGYACLVFDYRNFGDSEGEPRQLLDIGMQLQDWAAAVAYARTLPDIDSRRIGLWGTSFSSGHVIATAAQLPGIAAVVAQCPFTDGIASARVVNPLTIARVTALAVRDLAGARLGRPPVMVPVVGHPGEVAMMTAPDAYPGFMRLVPDGVQVRNEVAARFGVKVLAYRPGRAARKVTCPILFCVCEPDSVAPASATLRHAAKAPRGEIKVYPDGHFDIYVGKAFDRVVTDQLAFLDAHLKASAP